A single genomic interval of Microbacterium sp. zg-Y1090 harbors:
- a CDS encoding 2-hydroxyacid dehydrogenase — translation MTSGIHDLVLSVPTEQLAADLEPLPDGVEVVVWDMTGDAPRAHIDIVVPPYMNGATPYDALASVGPRLVQGQSIGYEGVEDKLPSGLVFANAATVHETSTAELAVGLILAAQRHIDDFAVDTRAGVWKPQFAQSLADRRVLLIGYGGVGKAIAARLAPFEAALTAVARSARDEDGMTVHAIDELDALLADAEIVVLSLPGGEETRGILDARTLALLPDRALVVNVGRGSLIDTDALVAEVSSGRLRAALDVVDPEPLPEGHPLWGTPGVLISPHVGGASSAMRPRIAALITRQVERMLAGEEPANVVVRS, via the coding sequence ATGACCTCCGGCATCCACGATCTCGTCCTCAGCGTGCCCACCGAGCAGCTCGCCGCCGACCTGGAGCCGCTGCCCGACGGGGTCGAGGTGGTCGTGTGGGACATGACAGGCGATGCTCCGCGCGCGCACATCGACATCGTGGTGCCGCCGTACATGAACGGGGCCACGCCGTATGACGCGCTGGCGAGCGTCGGCCCGCGCCTCGTGCAGGGGCAGTCGATCGGGTACGAGGGGGTCGAGGACAAGCTTCCTTCCGGTCTCGTCTTCGCCAACGCCGCCACCGTGCACGAGACGTCGACGGCGGAGCTCGCCGTCGGGCTCATCCTCGCCGCGCAGCGCCACATCGACGACTTCGCCGTCGACACCCGCGCCGGCGTCTGGAAGCCGCAGTTCGCACAGAGCCTCGCCGACCGCCGGGTGCTGCTGATCGGCTACGGCGGCGTGGGCAAGGCGATCGCCGCCCGCCTGGCGCCTTTCGAGGCGGCGCTCACCGCCGTCGCGCGCAGCGCCCGCGACGAGGACGGCATGACCGTCCACGCGATCGACGAGCTCGACGCCCTGCTGGCCGACGCCGAGATCGTCGTGCTCAGCCTCCCGGGAGGGGAGGAGACCCGCGGCATCCTCGATGCCCGCACGCTCGCACTGCTGCCCGACCGCGCGCTGGTGGTCAACGTCGGCCGCGGCTCGCTCATCGACACCGACGCGCTCGTGGCCGAGGTGTCATCGGGTCGGCTGCGGGCGGCGCTGGACGTCGTCGACCCCGAGCCGCTGCCGGAGGGGCATCCGCTCTGGGGCACGCCGGGGGTGCTGATCAGCCCGCACGTCGGCGGCGCGTCGAGCGCCATGCGCCCGCGCATCGCCGCGTTGATCACACGCCAGGTCGAGCGGATGCTCGCGGGCGAGGAGCCGGCGAACGTCGTCGTCCGCAGCTGA
- a CDS encoding glycoside hydrolase family 13 protein — MTLPDTLPGAAAADSRPGSQWWRTAVIYQIYPRSFADASGDGVGDLPGVTSHIDDLKSLGIDAIWLSPFQRSPQKDAGYDVSDYCDVDPLFGTLADFDDLIEAAHARGIRIIADLVPNHSSDQHVWFQEALAAAPGSPERARYIFRDGKGDNGELPPNNWESVFGGPAWTRVTEPDGTPGQWYLHLFDSSQPDFDWSNPVVHEEFRRILRFWLDRGVDGFRVDVAHGLVKAPGLPDYTPDPEAGSMGGDAADVPYWGQEGVHDIYREWNRVLAEYDGDRALCAEAWLPTVDMTAKWVRPDEMHQAFNFAYLETPWDAAELRTVIDESLRAYPAVGAPSTWVLSNHDVVRHASRLALTAENPQGHGIGPDSPGKPEPVLGLRRARAASAVMLALPGSAYIYQGEELGLPEVIDLPGDARQDPTWFRTEGERYGRDGCRVPIPWEADAPAYGFSPTGQSWLPQPAEWATLARAAQVDDATSTLSLYRTLLAERRAHGLGAGTLRWIDGFGDDVLAFTNGDVTVLSNIGSEPVALPAGDVLVASEPLTDGMLPADVTVWLRTV, encoded by the coding sequence ATGACTCTTCCCGACACCCTCCCCGGCGCCGCCGCTGCGGACTCCCGCCCCGGCTCCCAGTGGTGGCGCACCGCCGTCATCTACCAGATCTACCCCCGCTCGTTCGCCGACGCCTCGGGCGACGGCGTGGGCGACCTGCCCGGCGTGACTTCCCACATCGACGACCTGAAGTCGCTGGGCATCGACGCGATCTGGCTGAGCCCCTTCCAGCGCTCCCCGCAGAAGGATGCCGGCTACGACGTGTCCGACTACTGCGACGTCGACCCGCTGTTCGGCACGCTGGCCGACTTCGACGACCTGATCGAGGCGGCGCACGCCCGCGGCATCCGCATCATCGCGGACCTGGTGCCGAACCACTCGTCCGACCAGCACGTGTGGTTCCAGGAGGCGCTGGCCGCCGCGCCGGGCAGCCCCGAGCGCGCCCGCTACATCTTCCGCGACGGCAAGGGCGACAACGGCGAGCTGCCCCCGAACAACTGGGAGTCCGTCTTCGGCGGCCCGGCCTGGACCCGGGTGACCGAGCCCGACGGCACCCCCGGCCAGTGGTACCTACATCTGTTCGACTCGTCGCAGCCCGACTTCGACTGGTCCAACCCGGTCGTGCACGAGGAGTTCCGCCGCATCCTGCGGTTCTGGCTCGACCGTGGCGTCGACGGCTTCCGCGTCGACGTGGCCCACGGCCTGGTGAAGGCCCCGGGCCTGCCCGACTACACCCCCGACCCGGAGGCCGGCTCCATGGGCGGCGACGCCGCCGACGTGCCGTACTGGGGCCAGGAGGGCGTGCACGACATCTACCGCGAATGGAACCGCGTGCTCGCCGAGTACGACGGCGACCGGGCGCTCTGCGCCGAGGCGTGGCTGCCGACGGTCGACATGACCGCCAAGTGGGTACGCCCCGACGAGATGCACCAGGCGTTCAACTTCGCCTACCTCGAGACGCCGTGGGACGCCGCCGAGCTGCGCACCGTCATCGACGAGTCGCTGCGCGCCTACCCCGCGGTGGGAGCCCCCAGCACCTGGGTGCTGTCGAACCACGACGTGGTGCGCCACGCCTCGCGCCTCGCGCTCACGGCCGAGAACCCGCAGGGCCACGGCATCGGGCCGGACTCGCCCGGAAAGCCCGAGCCCGTGCTCGGCCTGCGCCGTGCGCGCGCGGCATCCGCCGTCATGCTCGCCCTCCCCGGATCGGCCTACATCTACCAGGGTGAGGAGCTCGGGCTTCCCGAGGTCATCGACCTGCCCGGCGACGCCCGCCAGGACCCGACCTGGTTCCGCACCGAGGGCGAGCGCTACGGCCGCGACGGATGCCGCGTGCCGATTCCGTGGGAGGCCGACGCCCCCGCCTACGGCTTCAGCCCCACCGGCCAGTCGTGGCTGCCGCAGCCGGCCGAGTGGGCGACCCTCGCGCGCGCTGCGCAGGTCGACGACGCGACCTCCACGCTGTCGCTGTACCGCACCCTGCTCGCCGAGCGCCGCGCGCACGGCCTGGGAGCGGGCACGCTGCGCTGGATCGACGGCTTCGGCGACGACGTGCTGGCCTTCACCAACGGCGACGTCACGGTGCTGTCGAACATCGGCTCCGAGCCGGTGGCACTGCCCGCCGGTGACGTGCTGGTCGCGAGCGAGCCGCTGACCGACGGCATGCTGCCCGCCGACGTCACCGTGTGGCTGCGCACGGTCTGA
- the purS gene encoding phosphoribosylformylglycinamidine synthase subunit PurS, with protein MPTIVVDVMPKAELLDPQGKAVAGALDRLGIAGFGDVRIGKRFELTVDGEVTDEVLATARRIADDILSNAVIEDVVGIEVVE; from the coding sequence ATGCCCACCATCGTCGTCGACGTCATGCCCAAGGCCGAGCTGCTGGACCCGCAGGGAAAGGCCGTCGCCGGTGCCCTCGACCGCCTCGGCATCGCCGGGTTCGGTGACGTGCGCATCGGCAAGCGCTTCGAGCTGACCGTCGACGGCGAGGTCACCGACGAGGTTCTCGCCACCGCGCGCCGTATCGCCGACGACATCCTGTCCAACGCCGTGATCGAGGACGTGGTGGGCATCGAGGTCGTCGAATGA
- the sufU gene encoding Fe-S cluster assembly sulfur transfer protein SufU codes for MSALESLYQELILDHSKHPHARGLASEEGRTATSHQHNPICGDDITLRARVSDDGETLTSVTWEGAGCSISQASASMLASLVDDRIEAGDPLSRQEAIDLIGGFREVLRSRGKQELDEDVYGDATALSGVSKFTARVKCAMLAWVALEDALPRA; via the coding sequence ATGAGCGCCCTCGAATCGCTGTACCAGGAGCTGATCCTCGATCACTCCAAGCACCCGCACGCCCGCGGGCTCGCCTCGGAGGAGGGGCGCACCGCCACCTCGCACCAGCACAACCCGATCTGCGGTGACGACATCACCCTGCGCGCCCGGGTGTCCGACGACGGCGAGACGCTCACCTCGGTGACGTGGGAGGGCGCCGGCTGCTCGATCTCGCAGGCGTCGGCATCCATGCTGGCCTCCCTCGTCGACGACCGCATCGAGGCCGGCGACCCCCTGAGCCGGCAGGAGGCCATCGACCTGATCGGCGGGTTCCGCGAGGTGCTGCGCTCGCGGGGCAAGCAGGAGCTCGACGAAGACGTCTACGGCGACGCCACGGCGCTGTCGGGAGTGTCGAAGTTCACCGCACGCGTGAAGTGCGCGATGCTCGCATGGGTCGCGCTCGAGGACGCCCTGCCCCGCGCCTGA
- a CDS encoding LacI family DNA-binding transcriptional regulator codes for MVSIDEVARAAGVSTATVSRALSGRGQVSAGTRSRVLDTAAALGYVVSAPASSLASGRARNIGVLLPVVDRWYFSTVLAGIASGLQSAGYDITLYALTEDPTERAAVFETFLRRRRVDGVIAIAMSLDTAEADRLAALGMPVVALGAEHRQLPSLAVDDIAVAKLATAHLADLGHRELAHIGILHDVDDGTEREHIPSLRRRGFELALDAAGIPRAAARHAAADFTIEGGHAAAMRLLTSDAPPTAVFAASDEMAFGALIAARDLGLSVPGDLSIVGVDGHELSGFFGLTTVDQFPHDQGLRAAREVLAALGERAEGEGGGGGAAGAEAFGSLASLPFELVVRASTGAPTPR; via the coding sequence ATGGTGAGCATCGATGAGGTGGCACGCGCGGCGGGGGTCTCCACTGCGACGGTGTCGCGCGCGCTGAGCGGGCGGGGGCAGGTATCGGCCGGCACCCGCTCGCGCGTGCTCGACACCGCCGCGGCGCTGGGCTACGTCGTGTCGGCACCGGCATCGAGCCTCGCGTCGGGGCGCGCCCGCAACATCGGCGTGCTGCTGCCGGTGGTCGACCGGTGGTACTTCTCGACGGTGCTGGCCGGCATCGCATCGGGCCTGCAGAGCGCCGGCTACGACATCACCCTCTACGCGCTGACCGAGGATCCCACGGAGCGTGCGGCGGTGTTCGAGACGTTCCTGCGCCGCCGCCGCGTGGACGGCGTCATCGCCATCGCCATGTCGCTGGACACCGCCGAGGCCGACCGCCTCGCCGCGCTCGGCATGCCGGTCGTGGCCCTGGGCGCGGAGCACCGCCAGCTCCCCAGCCTGGCGGTCGACGACATCGCGGTCGCGAAGCTCGCGACCGCGCACCTCGCCGACCTGGGGCACCGGGAGCTGGCGCACATCGGCATCCTGCACGACGTCGACGACGGCACCGAGCGGGAGCACATCCCCTCGCTGCGGCGGCGGGGCTTCGAGCTGGCATTGGATGCCGCCGGCATCCCCCGCGCCGCCGCCCGCCACGCAGCGGCGGACTTCACGATCGAGGGCGGCCATGCGGCGGCCATGCGACTGCTGACGAGCGACGCCCCGCCCACCGCGGTCTTCGCCGCCTCGGACGAGATGGCGTTCGGCGCGCTGATCGCCGCGCGCGACCTGGGGCTGTCGGTGCCCGGCGACCTGTCGATCGTCGGTGTGGACGGCCACGAGCTGAGCGGCTTCTTCGGGCTCACGACGGTGGACCAGTTCCCGCACGACCAGGGACTGCGCGCGGCGAGAGAGGTGCTCGCCGCCCTCGGCGAGCGCGCCGAGGGCGAGGGCGGCGGGGGCGGCGCTGCCGGCGCCGAGGCCTTCGGGTCGCTCGCTTCCCTGCCGTTCGAGCTGGTGGTGCGCGCCTCCACGGGCGCGCCGACGCCCCGCTGA
- a CDS encoding adenine phosphoribosyltransferase: protein MIPQPDTALVRADSLIRTIPDYPQPGVLFRDITPLLADAAALRTVVDALIAPFAGEFDVVAGIEARGFLLAGAMATVAEVGLIPIRKAGKLPRPAASVSYALEYGTATIEAHDDIADGTRVLLVDDVLATGGTLVAAHELVGLLGGKVVGTSVLMELEGLGGREAVGDVFSVFTA, encoded by the coding sequence GTGATCCCCCAACCCGACACCGCCCTCGTGCGCGCCGACTCGCTCATCCGCACGATTCCCGACTACCCCCAGCCGGGGGTGCTCTTCCGTGACATCACGCCGCTGCTGGCGGATGCCGCGGCACTGCGCACCGTCGTGGATGCGTTGATCGCGCCGTTCGCGGGGGAGTTCGACGTCGTCGCCGGCATCGAGGCGCGCGGGTTCCTGCTCGCCGGCGCCATGGCCACCGTCGCCGAGGTCGGACTCATCCCCATCCGCAAGGCGGGCAAGCTGCCGCGCCCGGCGGCATCCGTCTCGTACGCGCTGGAGTACGGCACCGCCACGATCGAGGCGCACGACGACATCGCCGACGGCACGCGCGTGCTGCTGGTCGACGACGTGCTGGCCACCGGCGGAACGCTCGTCGCCGCGCACGAGCTCGTCGGCCTGCTCGGCGGCAAGGTCGTGGGCACCTCGGTGCTGATGGAGCTCGAGGGACTCGGTGGCCGCGAGGCCGTCGGCGACGTCTTCTCGGTCTTCACCGCCTGA
- a CDS encoding ArsR/SmtB family transcription factor translates to MVVRMELTDDETDRVFHALAAATRRDILRRTLESEQSVSALAAGYDMSFAAVQKHVAVLEAAGLIIKRAEGRERLVRADPDMIARARTLLAAYEALWRARIDRLDDLLAAPAPPQNTQGG, encoded by the coding sequence ATGGTTGTACGAATGGAACTCACTGATGACGAGACCGACCGCGTCTTCCACGCGCTGGCGGCAGCCACGCGCCGTGACATCCTGCGGCGCACGCTCGAGAGCGAGCAGTCCGTCTCGGCCCTCGCGGCCGGGTACGACATGTCGTTCGCGGCAGTGCAGAAGCACGTCGCCGTGCTCGAGGCGGCCGGACTCATCATCAAGCGCGCTGAGGGCCGCGAGCGGCTGGTGCGGGCGGATCCGGACATGATCGCCCGAGCCCGCACCCTCCTGGCTGCCTACGAAGCCCTCTGGCGCGCACGCATCGATCGGCTGGACGACCTTCTGGCCGCGCCGGCCCCGCCACAGAACACGCAAGGAGGGTGA
- a CDS encoding amidohydrolase, translated as MSIDLEALYIDLHRHPELSFQETRTAGVVTRTLQELGIPFEEGIGKTGVAAVIRNGEGPVVWLRADMDALPVEERTGVPYASTARGIDPAGQDVPVMHACGHDMHVTALLGALERLHATTDAWSGTVVAVFQPAEEYGAGSRAMISDGVLDRFPRPDIVLGQHLTPLPAGLIGVRSGTQMAASDGLSVTLLGRGGHGSRPHATIDPVVMAAATVMRLQTIVSREIDPRDMAVVTVGAIHAGLKNNIIPAEARLELSLRYTDEAARERVMAKVERVVRAEAEASGAEEPPVISIAHTLPPTINDADATARLVSAFERSFGEGAVVDPGMFTGSEDVSWFARDGGAALVFWFWGGVDPEAYAAAAAAGTIDADIPTNHSPFFAPVLHPTIERGVENLVVAAREFLG; from the coding sequence ATGAGCATCGACCTCGAAGCGCTGTACATCGACCTGCACCGGCATCCCGAGCTCTCGTTCCAGGAGACCCGCACCGCCGGGGTCGTCACACGGACGCTGCAGGAGCTCGGCATCCCGTTCGAGGAGGGGATCGGCAAGACCGGCGTCGCGGCGGTCATCCGCAACGGCGAGGGCCCCGTCGTGTGGCTGCGCGCCGACATGGACGCCCTGCCCGTCGAAGAGCGCACGGGCGTGCCCTACGCCAGCACCGCGCGCGGCATCGACCCCGCGGGGCAGGATGTGCCGGTCATGCACGCCTGCGGCCACGACATGCACGTCACCGCGCTGCTCGGCGCCCTCGAACGGCTGCACGCGACGACGGATGCCTGGTCGGGCACCGTGGTGGCGGTCTTCCAGCCCGCCGAGGAGTATGGCGCCGGTTCACGTGCGATGATCTCCGACGGCGTGCTCGACCGCTTCCCGCGCCCCGACATCGTGCTCGGCCAGCACCTCACCCCGCTGCCGGCGGGACTCATCGGGGTGCGCAGCGGCACGCAGATGGCCGCGTCCGATGGACTGAGCGTGACGCTGCTCGGCCGCGGCGGCCACGGGTCGCGTCCGCACGCCACGATCGACCCCGTCGTCATGGCGGCCGCCACGGTGATGCGCCTGCAGACGATCGTGTCGCGCGAGATCGACCCGCGCGACATGGCGGTCGTCACGGTCGGCGCCATCCACGCCGGGCTGAAGAACAACATCATCCCCGCCGAGGCGCGTCTCGAGCTGAGCCTGCGCTACACCGACGAGGCGGCCCGCGAGCGCGTCATGGCCAAGGTCGAGCGGGTCGTCCGCGCCGAGGCCGAGGCGTCCGGCGCAGAGGAGCCGCCGGTGATCTCGATCGCCCACACGCTGCCGCCGACCATCAACGACGCGGATGCCACTGCCCGTCTGGTCTCCGCGTTCGAGCGCAGCTTCGGCGAGGGCGCCGTGGTCGACCCCGGCATGTTCACCGGCAGCGAGGACGTGTCGTGGTTCGCCCGCGACGGCGGCGCTGCGCTGGTGTTCTGGTTCTGGGGCGGCGTCGACCCCGAGGCGTATGCAGCCGCGGCCGCCGCCGGCACGATCGACGCGGACATCCCCACGAACCACTCGCCGTTCTTCGCGCCGGTGCTTCACCCCACCATCGAGCGCGGCGTCGAGAACCTGGTGGTGGCGGCGCGGGAGTTCCTCGGCTGA
- the purQ gene encoding phosphoribosylformylglycinamidine synthase subunit PurQ, giving the protein MRVGVITFPGSLDDGDARRAIALAGAEPVALWHGSHDLEGVDALVLPGGFSYGDYLRAGAIAARAPIMTEVKDAAGRGMPVLGICNGFQMLVEAHLLPGGLIRNAHQQFIRRDQRLRVENASTAWTSDYEAGQEIVIPLKNADGGYIASESELDRLEGEGLVAFRYLGVNPNGSLRDIAGITNERGNVVGLMPHPEHAVEPGFGPNAPEAMRSGVDGLAFFTSAISAVVGAAA; this is encoded by the coding sequence GTGCGCGTCGGCGTCATCACCTTTCCCGGCTCGCTCGACGACGGCGACGCCCGTCGCGCGATCGCCCTCGCCGGCGCCGAGCCCGTCGCGCTCTGGCACGGCTCGCACGACCTCGAAGGGGTCGACGCCCTCGTGCTGCCCGGCGGCTTCAGCTACGGCGACTACCTGCGCGCCGGGGCCATCGCCGCCCGCGCGCCGATCATGACCGAGGTGAAGGATGCCGCCGGTCGCGGCATGCCCGTGCTCGGCATCTGCAACGGGTTCCAGATGCTCGTCGAGGCGCACCTGCTGCCCGGCGGACTGATCCGCAACGCCCACCAGCAGTTCATCCGCCGCGACCAGCGGCTGCGCGTCGAGAACGCGTCGACCGCCTGGACGAGCGACTACGAGGCGGGGCAGGAGATCGTCATCCCGCTGAAGAACGCCGACGGCGGCTACATCGCCTCGGAGTCGGAGCTCGACCGGCTCGAAGGCGAGGGCCTCGTGGCCTTCCGCTACCTCGGGGTGAACCCCAACGGGTCGCTGCGCGACATCGCCGGCATCACCAACGAGCGCGGCAACGTCGTGGGGCTCATGCCGCACCCCGAGCACGCCGTCGAGCCCGGGTTCGGCCCGAACGCCCCTGAGGCGATGCGGTCGGGAGTGGACGGACTGGCCTTCTTCACCTCGGCGATCTCCGCCGTGGTGGGCGCCGCCGCCTGA
- a CDS encoding fasciclin domain-containing protein translates to MNRKLSIGVVAIVAAALTLTASPASAYGGAKPTGSIVDVAVAASGGGTPDSNGRDYDLLVQALVATGLDATLADTSTTFTVFAPNDQAFLRLVTDLTGAAPASEAAALTTITSTFSAEQISNILLYHVVPGKKLGPLQVLLSRNLTMANGGTIQPRATTLRDETPSLKDPRLVLWAINIPATNGVIHTIDRVLVPAS, encoded by the coding sequence ATGAACCGGAAGCTCTCCATCGGCGTCGTGGCGATCGTCGCCGCAGCGCTCACGCTGACAGCCTCGCCGGCGTCGGCATACGGCGGCGCGAAGCCGACCGGGTCGATCGTCGATGTGGCTGTCGCCGCATCGGGCGGCGGAACACCGGACAGCAACGGCCGCGACTACGACCTGCTGGTGCAGGCGCTCGTCGCCACCGGGCTCGATGCCACCCTCGCCGACACGAGCACCACCTTCACGGTGTTCGCGCCCAACGACCAGGCTTTCCTGCGCCTCGTCACCGACCTCACCGGTGCCGCCCCGGCGTCGGAGGCCGCGGCGCTCACCACGATCACCTCGACGTTCTCGGCGGAGCAGATCTCGAACATCCTGCTGTACCACGTGGTGCCGGGCAAGAAGCTCGGACCCCTGCAGGTGCTGCTCTCGCGCAACCTGACCATGGCCAACGGCGGCACCATCCAGCCGCGGGCCACCACGCTGCGTGACGAGACCCCGTCGCTCAAGGACCCGCGTCTGGTGCTCTGGGCGATCAACATCCCGGCCACGAACGGCGTCATCCACACGATCGACCGGGTGCTGGTCCCCGCTTCCTGA
- a CDS encoding aminotransferase class V-fold PLP-dependent enzyme, translating into MSAPIASDPARVVDAAALRADFPILDQSVNGESLVYLDSGATSQKPQVVLDTEIDFLTRANSAVHRGAHTLAAEATELFEDARETVAGFVGAEPENLVWASGATLALNLVAYAIDNATAGRGAPASARFALRAGDEIVVTEAEHHANLIPWQELAARTGAVLRHIPVRDDGTLDMDAAAALIGERTKVVAFTHVSNVLGIVNPVADLVALARAVGALTVMDACQSVPHLAVDLPALGVDLAAFSGHKMLGPYGVGGLYGRTEVLEALPPFLTGGSMVTTVTLDEAGFLPAPQKFEAGTQPVSQAIALAAAARYLDGIGTDAVHAHEREIGRRLLTGLDAIDGVRVLGDPGADVDRVGLASFDVAGVHAHDVGQFLDARGIAVRVGHHCAKPLHARFGLTASVRASASVFTTDDDIDRFLDAVAGVRSYFGAEGATA; encoded by the coding sequence GTGAGTGCCCCCATCGCATCCGACCCCGCCCGGGTCGTCGACGCCGCCGCGTTGCGCGCGGACTTCCCGATCCTCGACCAGAGCGTCAACGGGGAGTCGCTGGTGTACCTCGACTCCGGAGCGACGAGTCAGAAGCCGCAGGTGGTGCTCGACACCGAGATCGACTTCCTCACCCGCGCCAACTCGGCCGTGCACCGCGGCGCCCACACCCTCGCCGCCGAGGCGACGGAGCTGTTCGAGGATGCCCGCGAGACCGTCGCCGGTTTCGTCGGCGCCGAGCCCGAGAACCTCGTCTGGGCCAGCGGCGCGACCCTCGCCCTGAACCTCGTCGCCTATGCGATCGACAACGCCACCGCCGGCCGGGGCGCCCCGGCATCCGCCCGCTTCGCCCTGCGCGCCGGCGACGAGATCGTCGTGACCGAGGCGGAGCACCACGCCAACCTCATCCCGTGGCAGGAGCTCGCCGCCCGCACCGGCGCGGTGCTGCGCCACATCCCGGTGCGCGATGACGGCACCCTCGACATGGATGCCGCGGCGGCGCTCATCGGCGAGCGCACCAAGGTCGTGGCGTTCACGCACGTGTCGAACGTGCTCGGCATCGTCAACCCGGTGGCCGATCTCGTCGCGCTCGCCCGTGCCGTGGGCGCGCTCACGGTGATGGATGCCTGCCAGTCGGTGCCGCACCTCGCCGTGGACCTGCCCGCCCTGGGCGTCGACCTCGCGGCCTTCTCGGGCCACAAGATGCTCGGCCCCTACGGCGTCGGCGGGCTCTACGGACGCACCGAGGTGCTCGAGGCGCTGCCCCCGTTCCTCACCGGCGGCTCGATGGTCACCACCGTCACCCTCGACGAGGCGGGGTTCCTGCCCGCACCGCAGAAGTTCGAGGCGGGCACGCAGCCCGTCTCGCAGGCCATCGCGCTGGCTGCGGCGGCCCGCTACCTCGACGGCATCGGCACGGATGCCGTGCACGCGCACGAGCGCGAGATCGGTCGGCGCCTGCTCACCGGGCTCGACGCCATCGACGGCGTGCGGGTGCTGGGCGACCCGGGCGCCGACGTCGACCGGGTGGGGCTGGCGTCGTTCGACGTCGCCGGCGTGCACGCGCACGACGTCGGGCAGTTCCTGGATGCCCGGGGCATCGCCGTGCGGGTCGGGCACCACTGCGCCAAGCCGCTGCACGCCCGGTTCGGCCTGACCGCGTCGGTGCGCGCGTCGGCCTCGGTGTTCACGACAGACGACGACATCGACCGCTTCCTCGACGCCGTCGCGGGCGTGCGGTCGTACTTCGGCGCGGAAGGAGCCACGGCATGA
- a CDS encoding zinc-binding dehydrogenase, with protein sequence MKAWQFTGTHEPLVLNEVPEPTAGPGEVLLKMTAAGLCHSDVGVLGDEGWLSMLAKLPITLGHENAGVIEALGEGVTGYAVGDRVAVCPTTAAGAPGYGYDGGFAEKMAVAAEALVPIPDEVDDVYGAAATDAGMTSHAAVITNGGVKAGDTVGIIGLGGLGQIGARVAVLAGATVYVAEVNEAVWPLAEEIGAAGVAASIADFDGVVFDVIVDFAGFGTTTAQAVDAIRRDGTVVVVGMGRLEATISTKSLILSQCILRGSNGGTKEDIAGVYEYMKTGQLKPEATTIRFDEIGEGLQRLHRGEVKGRLVATFD encoded by the coding sequence GCCGACCGCGGGGCCGGGTGAGGTGCTGCTGAAGATGACGGCGGCGGGCCTCTGCCACTCCGACGTGGGGGTGCTCGGGGACGAGGGCTGGCTCTCGATGCTGGCGAAGCTGCCGATCACGCTCGGCCACGAGAACGCCGGCGTCATCGAGGCGCTGGGCGAGGGGGTGACCGGCTACGCCGTGGGAGACCGCGTCGCCGTGTGCCCGACCACGGCCGCCGGAGCGCCCGGTTACGGCTACGACGGCGGGTTCGCCGAGAAGATGGCCGTCGCCGCCGAGGCGCTCGTGCCGATCCCCGATGAGGTCGACGACGTCTACGGCGCGGCGGCGACGGATGCCGGCATGACCTCCCACGCCGCCGTCATCACCAACGGCGGGGTGAAGGCGGGAGACACCGTCGGCATCATCGGCCTGGGCGGCCTCGGCCAGATCGGCGCCCGCGTGGCGGTGCTCGCCGGTGCCACGGTGTACGTCGCCGAGGTCAACGAGGCGGTCTGGCCGCTGGCCGAGGAGATCGGCGCGGCGGGCGTCGCGGCATCCATCGCCGACTTCGACGGTGTCGTGTTCGACGTGATCGTCGACTTCGCCGGATTCGGCACGACCACCGCCCAGGCGGTCGACGCGATCCGTCGGGACGGCACCGTCGTCGTCGTGGGCATGGGGCGGCTCGAGGCGACCATCAGCACGAAGTCGCTCATCCTCAGCCAGTGCATCCTGCGGGGCTCCAACGGCGGCACCAAGGAGGACATCGCCGGCGTCTACGAGTACATGAAGACGGGGCAGCTGAAGCCGGAGGCCACGACGATCCGCTTCGACGAGATCGGCGAAGGGCTGCAGCGCCTGCACCGCGGCGAGGTGAAGGGGCGTCTGGTCGCGACGTTCGACTGA